A DNA window from Ipomoea triloba cultivar NCNSP0323 chromosome 10, ASM357664v1 contains the following coding sequences:
- the LOC116032368 gene encoding E3 ubiquitin-protein ligase RFI2: MGLDDVDLLDDGDGGGGAGKVSAPESCSICLETVNRNGDRSWAKLQCGHEFHLDCIGSAFNIKGAMQCPNCRKVEKGQWLYASGHRSLPEFSMDDWAHDEDLYDLSYSEMSFGVHWCPFSGLTRLPSSFDEGDFSSSYHDLIRQHAILAEHAAVSSATHQCPYIAYVGIHPSSSNSSGGVSDGPTFNNHWSSPSIPHEVPTYAFPGVDVHYHSWDHHSSAFPTTSSRIGNADQPSIPPVPHRAARTNSDIPRQGSFVHPFLVSHSSAARAGSSVASSMIPPYPGSVARARDRVQALQAYFQQPSNSPGVRAPVIVGTRRSSNHRGMAQVSPMASSSDQAGGFYFYPSASSGRAFQEAENPMSNRFPIWEREHMGAASSLTQVDRDPIWGSFHHGAGGSDPGIRFSSFRQRQHGSERMPSQHHRS, from the exons ATGGGATTGGACGATGTGGATCTTCTTGACGACGGCGATGGTGGAGGCGGAGCCGGCAAGGTGTCGGCACCGGAGTCGTGTTCGATTTGCCTTGAAACGGTGAATCGTAATGGGGATAGATCTTGGGCTAAGCTTCAATGCGGTCATGAATTCCACCTGG ATTGCATTGGATCTGCCTTTAATATAAAAGGAGCAATGCAATGCCCCAATTGTCGAAAAGTTGAGAAAGGTCAATGGCTTTATGCAAGTGGGCATCGTTCTCTCCCTGAGTTTAGCATGGATGATTGGGCCCATGATGAGGACCTATATGATCTAAGTTACTCTGAAATG TCATTTGGAGTTCATTGGTGTCCATTTAGTGGTCTGACTAGACTGCCTTCATCTTTTGA TGAAGGGGATTTTTCTAGTTCAT ATCATGATCTTATTCGACAACATGCAATTTTGGCTGAGCATGCTGCTGTGTCTTCTGCCACTCATCAATGCCCATATATTGCCTATGTTGGTATTCATCCATCATCCTCAAATTCCAGTGGAGGTGTCTCTGATGGTCCTACTTTTAACAATCACTGGAGCAGTCCTTCAATTCCACATGAAGTTCCTACTTATGCTTTCCCAGGTGTGGATGTCCACTATCACAGTTGGGATCACCATTCATCTGCTTTCCCTACAACAAGCAGCCGAATTGGTAATGCTGATCAGCCCTCAATTCCGCCTGTTCCTCATAGAGCTGCTCGAACAAACTCTGATATACCAAGACAAGGATCTTTTGTCCACCCTTTCCTTGTCAGTCACAG TTCTGCTGCTAGGGCAGGAAGTTCAGTTGCATCATCAATGATTCCTCCCTATCCTGGAAGTGTGGCTCGGGCCCGCGACCGTGTTCAGGCTCTTCAAGCTTATTTTCAACAGCCAAGCAATTCACCTGGTGTTCGTGCCCCAGTAATAGTTGGAACACGGAGATCCAGTAATCACCGGGGCATGGCTCAAGTGAGTCCAATGGCCTCATCGTCTGATCAGGCTGGTGGCTTTTACTTCTATCCGTCTGCTTCATCTGGAAGAGCCTTTCAAGAAGCAGAAAATCCCATGTCCAATCGGTTCCCTATTTGGGAGCGAGAACACATGGGTGCGGCCTCCTCCTTGACCCAGGTTGATCGAGATCCAATTTGGGGGTCGTTTCACCATGGAGCTGGTGGGTCTGATCCGGGAATCAGATTCAGCAGCTTTCGCCAGAGGCAGCATGGATCTGAGAGGATGCCATCTCAACATCATCGGTCATAG
- the LOC116031676 gene encoding 60S ribosomal protein L22-2-like, translated as MSKGSSGGGALKGGKKKGSIFVIDCSKPVDDKIMDIASLEKFLQERIKVGGKAGALGDSVTVTRDKTKITVTSDSNFSKRYLKYLTKKYLKKNNVRDWLRVISSNKDRSVYELRYFNIAENDAEDED; from the exons ATGAGCAAAGGAAGCAGCGGAGGTGGAGCCCTCAAGGGAGGGAAGAAGAAGGGGTCGATATTTGTGATCGACTGCTCGAAACCGGTGGACGATAAGATAATGGACATTGCCTCACTGGAGAAGTTCCTCCAGGAGCGCATTAAGGTCGGCGGCAAGGCCGGAGCTCTCGGCGACTCTGTCACCGTCACCCGTGACAAGACCAAGATCACCGTCACTTCCGACTCCAACTTCTCCAAACG ATATTTGAAATACTTGACAAAGAAGTATCTAAAGAAGAACAATGTCCGTGACTGGCTCCGTGTCATTTCTTCAAACAAGGATAGAAGTGTCTACGAATTGAGGTACTTCAACATTGCTGAAAATGATGCCGAGGATGAAGATTAA